One Phoenix dactylifera cultivar Barhee BC4 chromosome 14, palm_55x_up_171113_PBpolish2nd_filt_p, whole genome shotgun sequence DNA window includes the following coding sequences:
- the LOC103719840 gene encoding tRNA dimethylallyltransferase 2 isoform X1, whose protein sequence is MGSGTGDPAAHGGDPNTNPNPNGGRDGGAPVAKKVVVVMGATGAGKSRLAIDLATHFAGVEVVNADSMQVYRGLDVLTNKVPLSERNGVPHHLLGTIDASVEFTSKDFRDLAIPIIDDILSRGCLPVVVGGTNYYIQSLVSPFLIDDVVEDVASCSMSDSRGELREDLDSVDSTASFDRLKEIDPVAANRIHPNDNRKINHYISLYASSGVLPSNLFQGEVAEKWGHADNFRYHCCFIWLDASLPVLDGYVKQRVDCMIDAGLLDEVYDIYHPEADYTRGLRQAIGVREFEAFFRCYFSKKEDGEACRLDFSDSLHSDDDLKIFLDEAIDKLKANTCKLARRQKRRLNRLKTFFGWDLLHIDVTEALSYSAGDSWQTKVVEPCVNIVRTFLFERANSSTGTAMVGNVQCPKLVSRDLWTQYVCEACGNQILRGAHEWDQHKQGRRHRKRILRLKKKSPQVPA, encoded by the exons ATGGGGTCAGGGACTGGAGACCCTGCTGCTCATGGAGGAGACCCTAAcactaaccctaaccctaatggCGGCCGAGACGGAGGAGCGCCGGTGGCGAagaaggtggtggtggtgatgggAGCGACGGGGGCCGGGAAGTCGCGTCTGGCGATCGACCTGGCCACCCACTTCGCCGGCGTGGAGGTCGTCAACGCCGATTCCATGCAGGTCTATCGAGGCCTCGATGTCCTCACCAACAAGGTTCCTCTCTCGGAACGCAACG GTGTTCCACACCATCTCCTGGGCACCATTGACGCGTCCGTGGAATTCACTTCCAAGGATTTCCGCGATCTTGCCATTCCC ATTATAGATGACATATTATCTCGTGGCTGCCTTCCTGTTGTTGTTGGGGGGACGAATTACTATATCCAG TCTCTCGTGAGCCCATTCCTTATAGATGATGTTGTGGAAGATGTAGCGTCATGTTCTATGAGTGACTCTCGGGGTGAACTACGAGAAG ACCTTGACAGTGTTGATTCAACTGCTAGCTTCGATCGTCTTAAGGAGATTGACCCAGTTGCGGCAAACAGGATCCATCCCAATGACAATAGAAAA ATAAACCATTATATCAGCTTGTATGCGAGCTCAGGTGTCCTGCCTAGTAATCTTTTTCAGGGAGAGGTTGCAGAG AAGTGGGGACATGCTGATAATTTCAGATATCACTGTTGTTTTATATGGCTGGATGCTTCCCTTCCTGTTCTGGATGGATATGttaaacagagagttgattgcATGATTGATGCTGgtttgttggatgaagtctatGATATATACCATCCAGAAGCAGATTATACTCGGGGTTTGCGGCAGGCTATTGGTGTTCGTGAATTTGAGGCATTCTTTAGATGCTACTTCTCTAAGAAAGAGGATGGCGAGGCCTGCAGACTGGACTTCTCAGACAGTTTGCATTCCGATGATGACCTCAAGATTTTCTTAGATGAAGCCATTGACAAGCTAAAAGCCAACACATGCAAGCTTGCCCGTCGTCAA aaACGAAGGCTTAATCGGTTGAAGACATTTTTTGGATGGGACTTGCTTCATATCGACGTGACAGAAGCCTTATCTT ACAGTGCAGGTGATTCGTGGCAAACAAAAGTTGTTGAACCTTGTGTTAATATTGTCAGAACTTTCTTGTTTGAGAGAGCTAATTCCTCGACTGGCACGGCAATGGTTGGTAATGTTCAGTGCCCGAAGCTGGTTTCAAGAGACTTGTGGACGCAGTATGTCTGTGAG GCCTGTGGCAATCAGATTCTTCGAGGAGCACATGAATGGGACCAACACAAACAAGGCCGTCGACATCGAAAGAGAATCCTTCGGTTAAAGAAGAAATCTCCACAAGTTCCTGCTTAG
- the LOC103708003 gene encoding uncharacterized protein LOC103708003, with amino-acid sequence MRSRRPGDGGSGGGGDGRDVSPRAPTKAKIKDHRSDWRPRRSRRSLSPPPRPRRPPSVERRDYARRSNHGKQHRSRSSPFEDRRYELPPKYVLPDIPPDSNPDLNASSRPSRIFKDKDFLRQGSGAPAPPSSTGIDGQGMLLQKSLFLNDGSSRSYFSLPPDANYPARAAALKSGNMGSSSGTLNMGIHDDELLHYRDRMSDPYDERGREKIYSTRDFTSPLMPPSQLRPYGGTSSSGFAKDDLSSLYGNRHHQLSDGYVGSGAKKFLDDPLDRIGYSPGHLTERVRQVHHSPPGRDDPQDYGYHELWQRERSDHRLLESNDIYKKIPWDPRGGYRDSLSSSFTNLTGGRVEGLDASRKITGESSFWDQRHSFHGDANPEYHQLKEVHDDYVSGSGSGHLEFGMNPLRGCDLPPFEEHCALGRDATSMGYRERLKSSVLSDRCLHMYRQGVSPPQGNPHMGNLDIYDLSSERMIRRRYVMDNDKPRSVVSNDRNAFRRIQSPSGGDEIWPNEDRIGFLHKKNMTFEHSPYKRTSRIMSRSAAQLLWDDSSPHADGAHGMSLKRRLRPGPSEYHDSFSSERRQEIFRPYKHWKKGMEDRRSGLNTHNGVVPDDDAHLAKADPPEDSEEFKQQVHKAFLKYSKSLHESPHQQKRYREQGNPLLCCVCRSYSKESKEFGDAHSLVTHTYHSLKVGLRTEHLGLHKALCFLMGWNWLVAPDNSRLYQSRPVAEAKVLKEDLILWPPIVIVHNSSIGIKVSTHEPKVVANEGMEERLREMGFGAGIMSVCRSKPAGQSVLLVKYKPTLSGLQEAERLHRHFDANNNGRQEFLRITANKGSSESGEARVQKVEDLLYGYMAVLEDLDKLDPETKKRCVIKSKKDIEAIADEPLNAD; translated from the exons ATGCGATCAAGAAGGCCTGGAGATGGTGGTagtggaggaggaggggatGGCAGAGATGTCTCCCCGAGAGCCCCCACCAAGGCTAAGATCAAGGACCACCGCTCCGATTGGCGCCCCCGTCGCTCGCGCCGCAGCCTGAGCCCTCCTCCTCGTCCCCGCCGGCCCCCCTCGGTCGAGCGGAGGGACTATGCCAGGCGCTCCAACCACGGGAAGCAGCACCGCAGCCGATCCTCGCCATTCGAGGACAGGCGCTACGAGCTCCCACCCAAGTATGTACTGCCGGATATTCCGCCTGACTCGAACCCAGATCTGAACGCCAGCTCGAGGCCGTCCCGAATCTTCAAAGATAAGGACTTCCTCCGCCAGGGCAGTGGTGCCCCGGCACCGCCATCCTCCACGGGGATTGATGGGCAGGGCATGCTGCTGCAGAAATCCCTATTCTTGAATGACGGATCTTCCCGTAGCTACTTCTCACTGCCCCCGGATGCAAACTACCCGGCTCGTGCTGCTGCATTGAAGTCCGGGAACATGGGAAGCAGCAGCGGCACTCTGAACATGGGGATCCACGATGATGAGTTGCTTCACTACCGTGATCGCATGAGTGATCCATACgacgagagagggagggagaagatTTACTCTACCAGAGATTTTACCTCACCTTTGATGCCTCCCTCGCAGCTCAGGCCTTATGGTGGCACCTCTTCATCTGGCTTTGCGAAGGATGATTTGTCAAGCTTGTATGGTAATCGCCATCATCAGCTGTCTGATGGATACGTCGGAAGTGGTGCAAAGAAGTTTCTGGATGACCCGTTGGACCGAATTGGATACAGTCCAGGGCATCTCACTGAGCGAGTGAGGCAGGTCCATCATAGTCCACCTGGCAGGGATGATCCGCAGGACTATGGTTATCATGAACTCTGGCAGAGAGAGAGGAGTGATCATCGATTGCTTGAGTCAAATGACATATACAAAAAGATACCGTGGGATCCACGAGGTGGCTATAGAGACTCGCTAAGTTCGTCCTTCACGAATCTCACAGGAGGAAGGGTTGAGGGATTGGATGCTTCTCGGAAGATCACAGGTGAGAGCAGTTTCTGGGACCAGCGCCATTCTTTTCATGGAGATGCAAACCCAGAGTATCATCAATTAAAAGAGGTTCATGATGATTATGTCAGTGGGTCTGGAAGTGGTCACCTTGAATTTGGAATGAATCCATTAAGAGGATGTGACCTTCCACCATTTGAAGAACACTGTGCTTTAGGGAGAGATGCTACTTCTATGGGATACAGAGAAAGGCTGAAGAGTTCTGTGTTGTCTGACCGGTGTTTACATATGTACAGACAGGGTGTGAGCCCTCCACAAGGAAATCCTCACATGGGTAATCTGGATATTTATGATCTATCATCTGAAAGAATGATCAGAAGAAGATATGTTATGGATAATGATAAGCCAAGAAGCGTTGTCTCCAATGATCGAAATGCCTTTAGAAGAATTCAGTCACCAAGTGGTGGTGATGAAATATGGCCTAATGAAGATAGAATAGGGTTTCTGCATAAGAAAAACATGACCTTTGAACACTCTCCATATAAAAGAACCTCTCGTATAATGTCTAGATCAGCTGCTCAGTTGCTGTGGGACGATTCTTCTCCTCACGCGGATGGAGCCCATGGTATGAGTCTTAAAAGGCGGTTGAGGCCAGGCCCTTCAGAATACCATGATTCATTTTCTTCGGAGAGAAGACAAGAAATTTTCAGACCCTACAAACACTGGAAGAAGGGTATGGAAGATCGTCGCAGTGGTCTGAATACCCATAATGGAGTTGTTCCTGATGATGATGCTCATCTTGCAAAGGCTGATCCACCTGAAGATTCAGAGGAGTTTAAGCAGCAGGTTCATAAAGCCTTCCTTAAGTATTCAAAGTCCTTGCATGAGAGCCCACACCAACAAAAAAGATACCGAGAACAAGGAAATCCTCTTCTTTGCTGCGTGTGTCGCAG CTACTCAAAGGAATCAAAGGAGTTTGGAGATGCACACAGCCTAGTGACTCACACTTATCATTCTCTCAAGGTGGGCTTAAGAACAGAACATCTGGGTCTTCATAAAGCCCTTTGCTTTCTTATGGGCTGGAACTGGCTTGTGGCTCCTGACAACTCAAGGCTCTACCAGTCCAGACCTGTTGCTGAAGCTAAGGTTCTGAAGGAGGATCTTATTCTTTGGCCTCCAATTGTCATCGTCCATAACAGTTCAATTGGAATTAAGGTCAGTACTCACGAACCAAAGGTTGTGGCCAATGAAGGCATGGAAGAAAGACTTCGAG AGATGGGGTTTGGAGCAGGAATTATGAGTGTTTGTCGCTCTAAACCTGCTGGCCAGAGTGTGCTCTTAGTAAAGTATAAGCCAACCCTTTCGGGATTGCAAGAAGCGGAAAGACTTCACAGGCACTTTGATGCTAACAATAATGGGAGGCAAGAATTTTTGCGGATCACAGCCAACAAAGGCAGCAGCGAGAGTGGAGAAGCCCGTGTTCAGAAGGTCGAGGACCTTCTATATGGTTACATGGCAGTTTTAGAAGACTTGGATAAGCTTGACCCAGAGACAAAGAAAAGATGCGTAATTAAGAGTAAGAAAGATATTGAAGCCATTGCAGATGAGCCACTGAATGCAGATTGA
- the LOC103719839 gene encoding histone-lysine N-methyltransferase, H3 lysine-79 specific isoform X1 has product MQTPMQTWEQQQQHILRNKNSSRSFRDSPRKEEKEEDETSRSAVSAFRAKEEQIERKKVEVRDKVFAQLGRVEEETKRLAEIREELEEMGDPTRKEVAAIRKKIDAVNRELKPLGQSCLRKEKEYKEALEAFNEKNKEKAQLINKLMELVSESERLRMKKLEELSKTIDSLR; this is encoded by the exons ATGCAGACTCCAATGCAGACATGggagcagcaacagcagcacATTCTGCGTAACAAGAACTCCAGCCGCAGCTTCAGAGACAGCCCgaggaaggaagagaaagaagaggatgAGACATCAAGGTCGGCCGTCTCTGCATTCCGAGCAAAAGaagaacagattgagaggaaGAAAGTGGAGGTTAGAGACAAGGTGTTTGCTCAACTGGGCAGGGTGGAAGAAGAAACTAAGCGCTTAGCAGAGATCCGGGAA GAACTTGAAGAAATGGGAGATCCGACAAGGAAGGAAGTTGCAGCTATACGCAAAAAAATTGATGCAGTCAACCGTGAACTAAAGCCTCTTGGACAAAGCTGTCTGAGAAAG GAAAAGGAGTACAAAGAAGCTCTTGAGGCATTCAATGAGAAGAACAAGGAGAAGGCTCAACTAATCAATAAGCTAATGGAG CTGGTCAGCGAGAGCGAACGACTAAGGATGAAAAAGCTGGAGGAGTTGAGCAAAACAATTGACTCTCTTCGCTAA
- the LOC103719839 gene encoding uncharacterized protein LOC103719839 isoform X2, giving the protein MGDPTRKEVAAIRKKIDAVNRELKPLGQSCLRKEKEYKEALEAFNEKNKEKAQLINKLMELVSESERLRMKKLEELSKTIDSLR; this is encoded by the exons ATGGGAGATCCGACAAGGAAGGAAGTTGCAGCTATACGCAAAAAAATTGATGCAGTCAACCGTGAACTAAAGCCTCTTGGACAAAGCTGTCTGAGAAAG GAAAAGGAGTACAAAGAAGCTCTTGAGGCATTCAATGAGAAGAACAAGGAGAAGGCTCAACTAATCAATAAGCTAATGGAG CTGGTCAGCGAGAGCGAACGACTAAGGATGAAAAAGCTGGAGGAGTTGAGCAAAACAATTGACTCTCTTCGCTAA
- the LOC103719840 gene encoding tRNA dimethylallyltransferase 2 isoform X2, with translation MGSGTGDPAAHGGDPNTNPNPNGGRDGGAPVAKKVVVVMGATGAGKSRLAIDLATHFAGVEVVNADSMQVYRGLDVLTNKVPLSERNGVPHHLLGTIDASVEFTSKDFRDLAIPIIDDILSRGCLPVVVGGTNYYIQSLVSPFLIDDVVEDVASCSMSDSRGELREDLDSVDSTASFDRLKEIDPVAANRIHPNDNRKINHYISLYASSGVLPSNLFQGEVAEKWGHADNFRYHCCFIWLDASLPVLDGYVKQRVDCMIDAGLLDEVYDIYHPEADYTRGLRQAIGVREFEAFFRCYFSKKEDGEACRLDFSDSLHSDDDLKIFLDEAIDKLKANTCKLARRQKRRLNRLKTFFGWDLLHIDVTEALSLQVIRGKQKLLNLVLILSELSCLRELIPRLARQWLVMFSARSWFQETCGRSMSVRPVAIRFFEEHMNGTNTNKAVDIERESFG, from the exons ATGGGGTCAGGGACTGGAGACCCTGCTGCTCATGGAGGAGACCCTAAcactaaccctaaccctaatggCGGCCGAGACGGAGGAGCGCCGGTGGCGAagaaggtggtggtggtgatgggAGCGACGGGGGCCGGGAAGTCGCGTCTGGCGATCGACCTGGCCACCCACTTCGCCGGCGTGGAGGTCGTCAACGCCGATTCCATGCAGGTCTATCGAGGCCTCGATGTCCTCACCAACAAGGTTCCTCTCTCGGAACGCAACG GTGTTCCACACCATCTCCTGGGCACCATTGACGCGTCCGTGGAATTCACTTCCAAGGATTTCCGCGATCTTGCCATTCCC ATTATAGATGACATATTATCTCGTGGCTGCCTTCCTGTTGTTGTTGGGGGGACGAATTACTATATCCAG TCTCTCGTGAGCCCATTCCTTATAGATGATGTTGTGGAAGATGTAGCGTCATGTTCTATGAGTGACTCTCGGGGTGAACTACGAGAAG ACCTTGACAGTGTTGATTCAACTGCTAGCTTCGATCGTCTTAAGGAGATTGACCCAGTTGCGGCAAACAGGATCCATCCCAATGACAATAGAAAA ATAAACCATTATATCAGCTTGTATGCGAGCTCAGGTGTCCTGCCTAGTAATCTTTTTCAGGGAGAGGTTGCAGAG AAGTGGGGACATGCTGATAATTTCAGATATCACTGTTGTTTTATATGGCTGGATGCTTCCCTTCCTGTTCTGGATGGATATGttaaacagagagttgattgcATGATTGATGCTGgtttgttggatgaagtctatGATATATACCATCCAGAAGCAGATTATACTCGGGGTTTGCGGCAGGCTATTGGTGTTCGTGAATTTGAGGCATTCTTTAGATGCTACTTCTCTAAGAAAGAGGATGGCGAGGCCTGCAGACTGGACTTCTCAGACAGTTTGCATTCCGATGATGACCTCAAGATTTTCTTAGATGAAGCCATTGACAAGCTAAAAGCCAACACATGCAAGCTTGCCCGTCGTCAA aaACGAAGGCTTAATCGGTTGAAGACATTTTTTGGATGGGACTTGCTTCATATCGACGTGACAGAAGCCTTATCTT TGCAGGTGATTCGTGGCAAACAAAAGTTGTTGAACCTTGTGTTAATATTGTCAGAACTTTCTTGTTTGAGAGAGCTAATTCCTCGACTGGCACGGCAATGGTTGGTAATGTTCAGTGCCCGAAGCTGGTTTCAAGAGACTTGTGGACGCAGTATGTCTGTGAG GCCTGTGGCAATCAGATTCTTCGAGGAGCACATGAATGGGACCAACACAAACAAGGCCGTCGACATCGAAAGAGAATCCTTCGGTTAA